GCATAACCAAAATAGGGCATAACGGCTGTGATGCGTCCGGCTGAAGCTCTTCGTAGCGCATCAACCATTACAATAAGTTCCATCAGGTTATTGTTGGTTGGCGCACAAGTTGATTGAATAATAAAGACATCCGCTCCGCGGACATTTTCATTGATTTCGACACTAATCTCACCATCACTAAAGCTGCCGACCTTGGCATCGCCTAAGGACATATAAAGGCGATTAGCAACTCGTTCGGCCAGTTCAGGGGTGGCGTTACCCGCAAAAATCTTCATGTCAGGCACTGTCAGTTCCTCAGAAACTTTTGACATTAAAATTGACGCTAAATAGTCGTAGCTACCATAGGCAAACAAAGACCTCAGGTAAACGAATGCTTTTAGTACACTACACTACTAGCAAATTAATAACATTTATCCAGTGTTTATTGGTATTTGTTCGAGTTTTTTATTAACTCAACAAGCACTGAGTGCTTCAATAACCGGCAAAAGCGGCGATTGATTAATACCTTTAGCTACAAAAGATTCAATCCCGTCAGGGAGTTGAGCCTGAATGCGGCAAGCCTCAGCTTTTGAGTCGAAGCGCGAGAAGATACAAGCGCCCGTTCCCGTCATTTGAGACGGCGCGTATTCTAGCAACCAAGACAGTAATTTGGCAACCTCGGGATAGTGTTTTATCACCATTGTCTGGCAATCGTTGCGGCAGGCGTCGATGTCATCGTTAAGGGCCAGACGCTGGTCGGTATCACGGGGCAGATCGGGTGAGGTAAATACGCTGACGGTGGAGATGCTGCACTGTGGTTTGCTGACTAAATACCAGTATTCTTTCGGGTTTCTCGGGGTTAACTCTTCACCCACCCCTTCGGCGTAGGCGGCAAAACCGTGAACAAATATAGGTACATCGGCCCCCAGGGATAAGCCCAGGGTGGCGAGCTTTTCCGTGTCCAGGT
This genomic window from Thalassomonas viridans contains:
- the ispE gene encoding 4-(cytidine 5'-diphospho)-2-C-methyl-D-erythritol kinase yields the protein MSLASDNNNFLQFPSPAKLNLFLHVVGRRSDGYHELQTLFQFLDYGDTLNIRVTKGPDITLLTPIKGVAAEDNLIVKAARLLQQQARQQGHTDLPGAEIKINKILPMGGGLGGGSSNAATVLVALNALWQLNLDTEKLATLGLSLGADVPIFVHGFAAYAEGVGEELTPRNPKEYWYLVSKPQCSISTVSVFTSPDLPRDTDQRLALNDDIDACRNDCQTMVIKHYPEVAKLLSWLLEYAPSQMTGTGACIFSRFDSKAEACRIQAQLPDGIESFVAKGINQSPLLPVIEALSAC